The region CAGTTCGGGAGGATCGGCGACTCCTGTCTCAGCGGGGGAATAGTGGAGAAGAACGCAGCCTTTATGCTCAAGCACCACCGCAAAATCATCAGTAAACGGAACATCGTCGAAGCTGATATGGAGTGAGCTGGCTGCGCAGAGATCTCCAGTCCAGTGCGTTACTTCTTGCCCACCTGAGCGCAGATAAATAGTGCTCTGTGGCCGGTCCTGGGTGACCTGCAGATGCAGATTTAGCACCTTGAGAATCTTCTCCACGCGAATCGCAGCGTCCAGGTTTGCCAGATCAGGTACGCCGATCTCACGAATGGGATACCAGAACTGGCTGAAAGTCTTCGTCTCGCCCGGCGCAAGAAACGAAAAGTCGGGTTGATTGTCGGTGTATACGCCGGCCATCAGCTCGACATAAGGACCATCCTCATCAGTCAGGCTGCGATCCCAGGCATAGCCAAAGTCATGGTTCCCCCAGGTCCATTGCTTCTTCCCCGGAGAGATGTGGTGATTCGCAAACGAAACGACGCCTGCCTGTCGCTGATGATCGTAGCCACCCGAGAAATCTCCCTTGGACCCCACGATCATGTAGCTTGTCGGAACCGGGATATTGGCATACCAGCCCAAATCGTTTGGGGGATACGATCCATCCGGCAAGAAACGGGAAGGGATCTCTTCAGTGGGAACGCCCTGCCGCGCTCGCTTGCCATAATCCACACCATAGTATGCCCCTTGACTGAGCGGATATTCCGTAATCGCGCGCTTTGCATGGTCCGCAGCGAACTGCACATCCTTGGGAAAAAAAGACTGGTACCGCTCGTGCACGTGCGTAGCCACATTTGCCCACCAGAGAAATGTCTGCGTCTGATCTGTGCGGTTAAAGAGACGCACCTTTACCTCAACATATGCTCTGTCGGGATACAGGCAGATTCCGTGCATTCCCTTCATCCGATTCATCGGATCGTGATCACTGCACCAGACTGTTACTGATCCATCGCGGGATCTCTCGATCTGAACATCAACCGGCATATACGTTGCGGGACGATGATGCTGGGGCCAGTTGAACTCCACTCCGCCGGAGATCCAAGGTCCTGCCAGCCCTACAAGAGCGGGCTTAATGACGTTCTGGCGATAAAAGAAGTCATAGCCATTGATCTTATCCATGCCTACGTGGATGCGGCCCCCGATCTGTGGAAGGACCATCAGTCTAAGGTAACGATTCTCCAGATGAACGGCCTTCCAGCTTTGCACAGAAGGAGTCGTATTGATGCGATCAATGACCGGAAGCGGATACACGCGACCGCTGCTTCCTTGATAAACCCTTTTTTCCAGGAACAACGGATTCTGGTCAGGTGCGGCAGGCTGATAGGTGCGCATCATCACATCTTCTTCCCACACCTTTACGTCACCAGTTTCTGTAGCTGGAGCTGGCGGAAGAATGAGTTTTGTGTAATCGACAGCTTCGCTCTGCACCTTGGATTCCTAAAGGCCGACTGAAAGGTAGTGAAATATTTTTTCGTGTACGTTACCGCACACGCACACCTTACTGCTCTTATCGTGCCAATGTCAAGATCTTTCCATCGCCTTCATGTCCGATCTCAACATCCGTGAAGCATGGCAATCACGAAATTCCGTTCATAGTGCATCCGCAATATTAGCGTCAAAGAGGGGCAGAAAAGCTAGCCTTCTCTGCCCCTAGAGATCATTTCGAGCTAAAAGACGTATTTGAGTGAAAGCTGTAGGAAACGCGCGTCGGGAGCATTGGCCTGAAGATTCTTCGGGCCTGTAATCTCTCCGCCGCCAGAGCCGTTGTTAGTAGTTGAGGGATTTCCCCACGTGGGATGGTTGAAGACGTTGAATGCATCGACACGGAACTGAAGATACTGTTCGCGGATCGTGGCGAAATTTTTGAAGAGCGATGTATCCGCACGCCAGTAGCCCGGACCATAAACGATGTTTTGCTTATCACCGAGATATTGCAATACCGTTGCAGGATCAGTAATCAAAGCACCCGCTGGAATCTTGCGGCCATCCAGAGGATTCGCAAAGGAACACGGGTTATACCAGTTGTCCCTGGTCCTGGTCTCTGTGGGGCAGCTAGCAGCTCCGCCGGATGGAGGATTGCCTCCGGGAGCAAACGGATCACGAATCATTACTGCTCGAGATGATCCCCCTGAAGCTGTCGAACCGATGGGGCTGATGCCTCCAATGGGAATACCGGACTGTGCCGTGAAGGTTCCGCTCAGAGACCATCCACCTACTGCAAGGTCGGTCCAGCGCGAGTCATGCAGATACGTTCTGCCGTGGCCAAATGGGAGCTGATAGTTGCCGTTGAATGTAAAGCGATTACGTATGTCGTAAGACGAATTCGTATACTCGGAGTTCAGCCCAAGCAGGTAGTACGAACGGACGCCAATACCTGTTGAAAGTCCTCCAGCTGAGCTGGAGTCATCCAGCGCGTGTGCCCAGGTGTATGTCGCGAGAAACGACAATCCTTGCGAGAATCGCTTCTCGAGTTTTGCCTGCAGCGAATTATATGAGCTGATGCCGGAGTATTGAATCTGCCCCGTTCCTCCCAGTCCAGGGAAAGGCTGAAGGAACTGCGTGTTGGTTGAAGCGGTCGTCAGCGCCAGAGCCGAATTGGGAGCCCAGTACGTCGACAAGTGCTTTGAAACATTGCCAACATATGCGACCGACATCACCATATCGGTGGTGAAGGCACGCTGGAAGGACAGGCTATAGTTCTGTGTATAAGGCGTCTTGATCTTCGGATCTACAGAGTGAAAACCTGGTTGAGATGGAGCGGCCTCCGTAGTGAGAGGTGGCAAACCCGACTGCAAGGTATAGGGCAAAGGAGAGCAGTTTCCGGAATTGCAATCTGGTTGGTTATACGTTGCCGTCAGATTGAACGGATAGTTCGCTCCGATATTGGTGTTCCCATGACTCTGTAGACCACCATAGAAGATGCCGTAACCTCCTCGAATCACCGATTGCGAATCGAGTTGGTAAGCAAACCCTATGCGGGGAGCGAAGTTCGTGTTCTGTGGACCCACGAGCCGCGTATTCCCCACATATTGCACGGATACGTTGTTTGCAGCGAGTAGCGAAAGGAAAGCCGGAGCGAGCTGATACTGCTCTGCTCCTTTTGGCAACTGATATACCGCAGTGCCGTGGCCAATACTCACCGGTCCGGTAAGGACAAAGTTGGCCTGCTTGTATCTGGACTCCGCATAGGGCTGGTACCAGTCATAGCGAATGCCGAGGTTCAGAGTCAGCTTCGGTGTTACGCGCCAGTCGTCCTGCACGTAGCCGGAGTCGTACCACTGTTGATCGTGTACTCCAGGATTGTTTGTAATGTATGCACTGGACATCTTGTTTGCCAGAAAGTCCGCCGTGCCGCTGGTTGCGCTTGAGCCAGGAACACTGGTATAGCTTCCATTGAAGTTGTACTGTCCGCGTGGATTCTGTGCGTACGTGTAGTAGAAGCGGATGTTCTGGAAGGCCACTCCAAACTTCAGCGAGTGATTCCCCATGATCTTGGTTACGTTGTCAAGAATCTGATAGACGTTCTGCGACTCGTTCGAAGTTCCCGAAGATCCCCAATAACTGGCTCCTACTGTGCCTTGTAACTGGCCTTGAGGAAGGCCACCCTGGAGAGGCGTGAAAGGAACATTTCCCAGGCCAAGATCGCCAGCCAGGGTGTAATTAGTCGCATTCGGTTGGAGGAAGTTGAAGACACCCCAGTTATAGCCAAAGCGAAATTCATTCGTTATGGATGGGCTAAAAACGTGCGTCTCGCTGAACATGCCATTCTGGGCAAGGCTTGTATCCTGTTGTCCGCCATATCCGCTGCCGTCCAAAATCGGACCGAACGGAAGCTCATTCGTGATGATCTGGTGCAGGTAGCTGTAACGGCCGTAAATCTGGTCCTTCTGGCTGATGTTCCAGTCAAGGCGCTGATCCCACTGAATGGTGTTGTCGTGCTTGCCCACATTCGTGGTGAAGTTGTTGAAGGTCTTCCCGCCATTCGTATTCGGCAGCGGATACATATTGAGAATGTTCTGCGCGACTGGATCGATATCCGAAGGGCAGAAGACGTTCGGCTGCCGTCCGCACGATGCTCCAAGAGGAACGCTTCCACGGCTGACCGGCTGGTACAGGTTGATGGGACCGGAGTAGCCCGTGAGAGTCGGATCCAGCAGCTCGGTAAAGTCGCCAGTTCGCATCTTCGCCGTTGGTACGGTGTAGTTATTGGTCTGGCCGATCGAAACTCGGTTCGCTTCGATGTCGCCAAAGTAGAAGATCTTGTCTTTCCAGATTGGAAGGCCGAGCGTCGCACCAAATTGATTCTGGTGAAACGGTGGAACCGTCAGCGCATTCCAGTTTCGCGCATTCAGCTTGTCGCTGCGGAAGTACTCCCATACATCGCCGTGAATCTGGTTGGTTCCGGATTTGATGCTGGCGTTCAACACTGCACCTGCCGAATGGCCAAACTCAGCGCTGTAGTTGCTGGTCTGCAGGTTGAATTCTGCCAAAGCGTCCGGCGGTGGCCTCTGCACGAAGGTCGATCCGTTGAGAAAGTCGACAAGGTTCGTGTTGTTATCTACGCCGTCGAGAATAAAGTTATTCTGTTCCGCGCGTTGACCGTTTGCGACAAAGTCCCCCTTGCCGGATCCACGAGTCTGTCCCTGAGGAGGTGCGACACCCGCCGAGAGCTGTGCAATAAAAACCCAATTTCTTCCGTTTAGCGGGGTTTCATTGATCGTCTTGGAATCCACCACCTGCCCGATGGCACTGGTCTGGGTTTCCAGCAGAGGAGGAGCCGTGCTGACGACCACATTCTGTGACACCTCCCCAGGTTTCAGCGAGAAGTTCACTCCCAGCCGTCCCTGAACATTCAGCACAAGGTTCTCCCTAGTTGTCGTCTGAAATCCTGGCGCGCCCACCGTCACCCTGTAGTGACCGATCTTGATCGGAGAGAACGTGTAGATACCGCTTTCATTCGTCTGTCGCTCGAGTGTCAGACCGGTCTCCGACGAGGCCAACGTTACCTTTGCATGAGGGACGGCTGCGCCGCTCAGGTCCGTGACCGCACCGGTAATCGTTCCTTGATCGACCTGCGCCGGCAATGGAGCAACCGACAACGCCAGGAAAAGTATCGGAATGATCCATTGCAATGAAGACATGAAAACATAACCTTTGGCTCTTTGAAGCACGGACATACTGGCCTGCCTTTTACATTTCGGAATCAACGGTCCTAAGCTCCCGCAACCCGACGGTGCGGAAGGGGGGGGAAATCCATAAATCAACGCTGTTTGAAGAGCGTGTTCGTTCACGCAAATGAGACGTAAAACTGAACGAAATGGAAACTAATACGCAACGTGAACGAATGTCAATATTTTAAAATAGAAAGTATTTTTATAGAGGCAGGCTGCTACCGCCCGACGAAAGGATCAGACTGGAAGTTCCATGCAGATGCAGAGCAAAGTCGAAGTAAAGCAAACGCAATGGCATGACGAAGCGGACCTTTTTATTCTTCGCAACCATCACCTCGAGATCGAGCTAAGCGACTACGGGGCAAGATTGCTTAGGGTAAGGTCCCCTGACAAGTCAGGCATCCTGGAAGATGTAGTTCTCGGCTTCGAAACACTCACCGACTATTTCGCCGACAGTGCATACATGGGAGCAACCATCGGACGTTTCGCAAACAGGATTGCTGGTGGATCTTTCCAGTTGGGAGGAAAGACGTATCATCTTAAGCTTCCCGCAGGCGCGAAACATGGCCTTCATGGTGGGGCAGAAGGATTTGATCGCAGGCGATGGCTTGCTGAAGTGCTGAGTGATGGCATCTGCATGCGCCTTATTTCCCCGGACGGTGATATGGGATTTCCCGGCGTGCTCGAGGTCTCAGTCACTTACCGCCTTCAGGATGACAGCCTTCGTATCAGCTATGGAGCTGTCTCGGATGCCACCACCCTTTTGAATCTCACCAATCACGCATATTTCAACTTGCGGGGTGACGACCGAGACGACATACTCTCGCACGAGATTCAAATCTTCGCCGATTCCTTTACTCCGATCGACGAAGATGCCATCCCTACCGGAGAGATAAAGAATGTCACCGGAACAGCCTTTGATTTACGTCACTCGGTAAGGATTGCAGATCGCATCGCAACTACAGATCCGCAAATACTCGCCGGAAATGGTTTCAACCATAACTTTGTTCTGAATAGTGAGGGGCTACGCGAGGTGGCGAAACTCTATGAGCCAATCTCAGGAAGAACACTCACAGTCGTTACCTCCGAACCCGGCCTTCAGTTCTACACCGGAAATGCCCTCAATCGTACCCGAGGACGGCAAGGGCGTTTTTATGGTCCTTATTCCGGACTTTGTCTGGAAACCCAGCACTTTCCCGACTCACCGCACCACCCAAACTTCCCTACAACGATTCTGGCTGGCGGTAAGCACTTCTCTTCGACAACGATCTATCTCTTCGGAGTCAAACAGTGAAAACACCGCCATAGCATCCCTTGATCTCGTTTCGAAAATTACGCAAATGCCTGACGTGACAGATATTCAACCAAGTTCGCTCCGCGACGGGAGGGTATCATCTGCCCGTACTAATATTGAATATCTGTATTTCTGATCGTGGTACGATTTCGGCAGATAGCCTGCATACCGGCAGGCGTTTGGAGGCTTTATCATGAGCCCACTTTCTCGCCGCGACTTTCTAAAGACATCTCTTGCCGCTGGAACATTTGCCAATGCAGGAGCCCTCCCCCTATATGCCTCTCGCAGGACGGCCACTGACATCGTGTCGTTAGGTAAATCGGGGGTTGGAGTGACACGGCTAGCCTTCGGCACCGGCACGCACAACGGCCAGGTCCAGGCTGCTCTTGGTCAAAAGGAATTCACACGGCTGGTCCACTATGCCTATGATCACGGCATCCGCTTTTTCGAGACTTCGGAATCCTATGTCACTCCTGCCATGCTCGGCGAGGCTCTCAAAGGTCTTCCTCGCGATAGTTACCAACTCATGAGCAAGGTCACTACTGACAAAGATACGAATCCCAAGGGACGTCTGGACCAGATACGTAAGACCGTGCAGACTGAGTACTTCGATATCATGCTGCTGCACTGGCAGCACACCTCCGACTGGGCTACAGAGAGCGCCCCTTGGCAGGACGCTATTCTCGAAGCTCAATCAAAGCAGCAAATACGCGCTCGCGGAGCTTCCGTTCATGGTCTTCCCGCACTTCGCCGTATGCCAGGTAATCAATGGCTTCAGATTGCCATGATCCGTATGAACCATAAAGGCATCCAAATGGATGGGACTTCCTGGACCGACAGTAGTCACAATCCTGACCACGTCCCGGAGGTCGTTGAGCACGTACGGCAGGTACGCAGCCAAGGCATGGGTGTCATTAGCATGAAGCTTGTCGGTGAGGGAGCCTTTACTCGCCAGGAGGACCGGCAGGCCGCCATGCGCTTTGCCTTTTATAACGCAGGCGTAGACTGTGTCACCGTCGGTTTCAAAAACACGCAGGAGATCGATGAGGCTATCGGCAACCTCAATCTCGCACTTGCCTGAGCAGAAACATACGATAACTTCTCCATGGCAATGTTTCTATCATCCACCCCATTCCATCCTTACTGTTTCTGAGCGGCAGCACTCTTCGCCGAATAAACGAACTGCTTCACCTCTGCTCGTTCCCTATCCGCTTCAGCGAGATGCCGTGCCCGCTGTTTCTGGTAGATTTCCAGCTCCGCTTGCGCACGGTCCTTCTGCCCGGTATGGATATAAGCCTGCCCCAGCCGGTAGTGCGCATCTGGAAGATCAGGATTCAGCTTGAGGGCACTCTGATACTCCGCAATGGATCTTGCATATTCCTTTTGCCCCGAATATAGACTGGCTAATTGCATGTGTGCATCTGCCATTTTTGGATCGAGAGCAATCGCACGTTGAAGCAGATTCTCAACCTGTGGAAGGATTTTTTCCAAATCCTCTGCACGCTCTCCTTTCCAGAGCGCCGTGGCGTAAAAATATGCTGCATTCGCATTGTTTGGCTCAAGCTCGGCATAGCGCTTGAAACGAGCGATCACATCCTCGGTCTGAATGGGAGTGTTCGCAAAAGCTTTCGACAGGAAAAAATAACAGCGAGCATCATCGGGTTTCAAGTCGGCGGCCGTCAAAAGCGCTTTTACTGCTTCGTCATATCTCGCACGCGAATACAATGCCATCCCCAGCCCTATAAAGAGTCGCGACGACTTAGGATAACGCGCTGTAGCCTGTTCGAAGATATCGATGGCAGGCTCGTAAGCGCGATGCAGCAGCATCTCTCCGCCCCAGGAGAATAGGTTATCTTCATTCGGATCCATCTGCGCTGCAGCGGCAAACTCGTTCGCAGCATCGACAAACTGTTCCCTTTTCTCATCAATCTGTCCGAGGAGGTTGTGCAGTTCACCTGTATTCTTCTCTCGGAGTAATGCATGGGCAAGGTCGCTTGCTGGAACCAGTTCCTCTACTAGAAAGTACGCGAGCGCGAGGTTATACCCGTTATCGTACGACGGCTGAAGTGCCTGCGCGTTTTTCAGATAAGGAACGGCCTCTTTCAGTCTTCCCGATTGAGCATAGAGCTCTCCCAGATTATGGTTTGCCTCATAACTCCTGGGCTCAAGAACAATTGCTTTGTGAAACTGCTCTTCCGCCAATGGTAACTTTCCGGCACGCACCAGAGACGCAGCCAGATTCGTCCGGGCCGCTGCGGAGTCCGGCTTGAGGTTTACCGCAACCTGCAACTGTTCCAGCGCCTGCGCTTCCTTCCTTTGCTCAGAGTAGACCAGACCAAGAAGCTCGTGGACCTCGAAGCTCTTCGGAGTTCTGGGCAAAAGCGCTTCAAGCTCCGAAGCCGCTTCGTCAAATCGCCCGGCATTGTAATGACTTACAGCAGACTGAAACTCTCGGTTCAGTTCCTGGTCGGATCCCGAGTTCGCTTCAGCGGCAGAAATGGCCACCGAGCACACGAGCACCATTGCAACGATCCATCGAGAAAGAGAACCGCTATTCACGGCCAGCCCTTATGGATTGCTTCGTAAGTGCCACTCCGAACCCACTCGTAAAGCAAAATGAAGGCACAGCAACCCACTGCGCCTTCATTTTAGTCTAGTAATACAGCTTCAAGGCAAACTGGATTTGCCTTGGGTCAAACGGAGCGTCACGTGTCGATCCGATTCGACCGAATGCAGCGTTTGTGAAGGTTCCCGAACCTCCAATTGCAGTTACGCCATTTCCGCCGAAGTTCGGCGCGTTGAAGTTGGGATGGTTGAAGATATTGAAGAACTCCGCCCGGAACTGAAGGGCGATGGCTTCGTGAATCGGGAAGTTCTTGAAGGTTGAGAAGTCAAACCGGTGGAATCCAGGCCCAACTGTGCTCGCCGAGCCTGGGCCGCCAAGAACAAGCGGGCTGCTCGCTGGGATCTGTACACAATTCGTCTGACTGGGATTTGGAATGAGCTGCCCACTCTGGCGTATGAGGGTGCAGGGTTGAGCGAATGCGGCGGGGTTCCCAAACCAGGAGAGAGCTCCGCTCGAATCCCGATGCAGGCCTAGCTTTTGGCTTTGCCCGGCAACCTTCAGTACCCTGCAGCTCGTGCCCGCAGTAGCTCCGGTTGGGCAACTCAAGGTAATTGGCTGTCCACCTTGAAGGGTTGCGATACCGTTCACTGCCCAGCCACCAAGCACTGCGTTGGTCAGTCTGCCAGCATTGGCGAGGAACATCTTATTCTTGCCGAATGGCAACTCATAGCTGCCGCTGAGATGGAAGACATGTCGGATATCAAACGCCGCCGGCCCCCAATCGTAATGCGGTCCAAAATTTGGAACCCATGGGGCGCGGTAGCCACTGACACTGCCGCCGTTCAGAAGATCACCGGCGTCAGACAAAGTCTTGGCGAAAGTATAAGTCACCAGAAAGCCCACTCCGTCCGTCGACTGGCGCTCTATCTTTGTCTGAAGGCCGTTGTAGATACTCCGACCGATCGTCCGCTGATAGCTGCCGTTCTCGGCAAAATCTGGGAACGGCCGATACGTGGTCGTGCTGTCAGCAGCAGCGAGAATCTGAGAGACCCGGTTATTCCCGATACCAGCCTGCAGAGAGCTTCCGTCCGTCATGACATAGGCAGCCTGTGCCGAGATGGTATGCGTAATGGCATATTGAACGGTCAGGTTAGCGCTGAGAGTCCGGGGCGTCTGATAATCAAACTGCAGTCCTTGCAGACCAAGGCCTTTGCCGTTTACCGCCAAGGGAGTGAATTGCGCGCAAGTCAAACCTGACCCAATCGTGGCGCTTCCTCCTGGACCGGCCGTAGCACAGGAGCCGTATGGGTTAGCTCCCATACTAAAGGGGTGATAGTCGGTATCGGAAGCGAAGTTGAAGTTGTAAACGAAGGGATAGTTCTCTCCTATGTTTGGGCCATAGCCTTGATTTTCGAACGCATTGAAAAACAGGCCTACGCCACCGCGCACGACAAGTAGCGGAGACACTTGATACGCGAAGCCCGCTCGCGGCGCGAAATTGGTTTTCTGCGTCTGAACAAGCGCTTTTCCATATTTGTTCGTCAACTGAAGCGCAATCCCGTCTTTTTGGAGCAAAGCCAAGAACGTTGGAGAGAGAGAGCGATCGGCCTTTCCGGAAGCCGGAATCAGATAAGTGGCTGCATTGTTCGGAGGACCATTCTGCACGAAGTTCGCCTGGCCGCCATTCATCTCTGAGATGGGGCTGAAATAATCCCAACGCAGGCCGAGATTGAGGGTTAGCTTAGGGCTAACCTTCCAATCGTCTTGGAAATAGAACGCCAGATAATTCCTGGCATCGTAGGTCTTATTGATATTGGACGCATGAACGTTGTTCGCGCCTCCTACATAACTAATCCCATTTGGTACCGTCGTGGCGGTGGGAACCAAGAGGAATTGAGCACGTCCGGTTAAGTCCCCGCCCTGGTTAGGAACTCCAGCGAAATTGCCATTGAAATCAAATTCGCCGCGTGAATATGCGGGTTGCAAGGTATTGAAGTGAACTCTCTGGAACTCGACACCCATCTTGAAGCTGTGACTACCGTAAATCTTCGTGAAGTCATCCGTTACCTGAAGCGTCTGGCTCACCTCATCGGAGGGCAAGTAGTCGTTGCTGCCCAACTCTTGCAGGCCATCAATCACGATGGCAGGTAGACCGCCATTCTGCGGTACCTGGGGAATTCCTTGAATCCCAAATTGTTCGGGGATCCCCATGTTATTTCCCTGCGGACCGAAGCGAGTGGTGTGAAGATGATTGAAGCCGACACGGCCTACGTTGACCGTGCTTGGAGAAAACACATGCGTCCATGCGGCAACAGCCTGCTCAGATTTCGCTCCCTGGATGCCCTGCTGAAAGCTGCCACCGTCCGCGATACCGCCGAAGATGCCGGGGATAAACTGCGGGTCATCCACATAGCTGAAGCGTCCAAACACCTGGTTCTTGTCGCTCAAATTGTAGTCACCGCGAACGTCAAAGGCGTTACTGTGTTCATAGAGCGCTGGGCTTGAGGTATAGTTCGTCGTGAACCTGCTGTTGACCGGGAGCGGGTAGAGGTTCATGAGCTTTACGGCATTCGGGTCAAGACGAGACGCTGGTATTTGGTTGAAATTGCAATTTTTCGCTGCATAGGATGTTCCCGCGCCGCAGAATGGGTCACGCACATAGCCAGTCTGTTGCGCCGCAATCCCTGTCACAGGGTCCACTACTCCGACAGTAACTGGTCGTGTTGTTGCCGGATCGAGGATCGCTCCATAGGGCAATGATCTCCCCAGTGCATCGATATGAGGTGAGCCGTTTTGTTGCGTAATCAGATCGGAGAGATCGGTAAAACCACTATTGCGTTCCGTCAAGGTAGGAACATTACCGTTAAGCACCGTGCCTTGCACGCGGCGGAAGCCCTGATAGTCGCCGAAATAGAACAGCTTGTTCTTGACGATAGGACCGCCAATCGAGGCGCCAAACTGGTTCCAGCGCAACTTTCCCTTCTTCACGCCGTTATAATTTTCAAACCAGTCAGCGGCATCCAGCTTTTCGTTCCGGAAGAACTCCCAGACGGCACCATGAATACTGTTGGTTCCGGATTTGATCGTCGCATTGAGAACTGCACCTGCGGAACGCCCTTGCTCGGCGCTGAACTGAGCTGTCTGAACTTTGAATTCCTGAATCGCATCCAGCGGAGGAAGAATGACGAAATTTGTACCGTTCAGAAAGTCAACTGCGTTCGAGTTGTTATCGATACCATCGAGCAGATAATTATTCTGCGCCGGGCGAAGTCCATTGGCGGAAAAGGCGCCTGACGCCGCATTACCGCGGGTATCTGCCTGCGGCGTGTTGACTCCCGCAGAAAGTTGCGCCAGAAAGGTGAAATTGCGACCATTGAGAGGCAGGTTATTTAGCGTGGTACTTTCTATCACCTGACCAACAGATGCCTCTGTCGTCTGCAGTTGCGGCGGAACTCCTGTAACCGTAACCGTCTCCGTCGCGGCCCCAACCTGGAGCTGAATGTTGGCCTGTAAGCGTTCCTGCACGTTCACTTGCAGGTTTTCCTGGGTTGTCGACGAAAACCCTTGCGCTGAGGCAGTAACGGAGTA is a window of Edaphobacter sp. 12200R-103 DNA encoding:
- a CDS encoding TonB-dependent receptor produces the protein MIAQVDQGAITGIVSDPSGAVVPNAHVTLRNTDVGLTLETVTTSSGQYTFSPVRIGHYSVTASAQGFSSTTQENLQVNVQERLQANIQLQVGAATETVTVTGVPPQLQTTEASVGQVIESTTLNNLPLNGRNFTFLAQLSAGVNTPQADTRGNAASGAFSANGLRPAQNNYLLDGIDNNSNAVDFLNGTNFVILPPLDAIQEFKVQTAQFSAEQGRSAGAVLNATIKSGTNSIHGAVWEFFRNEKLDAADWFENYNGVKKGKLRWNQFGASIGGPIVKNKLFYFGDYQGFRRVQGTVLNGNVPTLTERNSGFTDLSDLITQQNGSPHIDALGRSLPYGAILDPATTRPVTVGVVDPVTGIAAQQTGYVRDPFCGAGTSYAAKNCNFNQIPASRLDPNAVKLMNLYPLPVNSRFTTNYTSSPALYEHSNAFDVRGDYNLSDKNQVFGRFSYVDDPQFIPGIFGGIADGGSFQQGIQGAKSEQAVAAWTHVFSPSTVNVGRVGFNHLHTTRFGPQGNNMGIPEQFGIQGIPQVPQNGGLPAIVIDGLQELGSNDYLPSDEVSQTLQVTDDFTKIYGSHSFKMGVEFQRVHFNTLQPAYSRGEFDFNGNFAGVPNQGGDLTGRAQFLLVPTATTVPNGISYVGGANNVHASNINKTYDARNYLAFYFQDDWKVSPKLTLNLGLRWDYFSPISEMNGGQANFVQNGPPNNAATYLIPASGKADRSLSPTFLALLQKDGIALQLTNKYGKALVQTQKTNFAPRAGFAYQVSPLLVVRGGVGLFFNAFENQGYGPNIGENYPFVYNFNFASDTDYHPFSMGANPYGSCATAGPGGSATIGSGLTCAQFTPLAVNGKGLGLQGLQFDYQTPRTLSANLTVQYAITHTISAQAAYVMTDGSSLQAGIGNNRVSQILAAADSTTTYRPFPDFAENGSYQRTIGRSIYNGLQTKIERQSTDGVGFLVTYTFAKTLSDAGDLLNGGSVSGYRAPWVPNFGPHYDWGPAAFDIRHVFHLSGSYELPFGKNKMFLANAGRLTNAVLGGWAVNGIATLQGGQPITLSCPTGATAGTSCRVLKVAGQSQKLGLHRDSSGALSWFGNPAAFAQPCTLIRQSGQLIPNPSQTNCVQIPASSPLVLGGPGSASTVGPGFHRFDFSTFKNFPIHEAIALQFRAEFFNIFNHPNFNAPNFGGNGVTAIGGSGTFTNAAFGRIGSTRDAPFDPRQIQFALKLYY